In Streptomyces chartreusis NRRL 3882, the following are encoded in one genomic region:
- a CDS encoding ribonuclease Z, with the protein MSVRELVVLGTASQVPTRHRNHNGYLLRWDGEGILFDPGEGTQRQMVRAGVAAHDLNRICVTHFHGDHALGLPGVIQRINLDQVPHEITAHYPKSGQRFYERLQYATPYRATVFLTEAPADGDGVLAVTPSYTLDAHRLSHSIESYGYRIVEHDGRRMLPERLAAHGIKGPDVGRLQREGSLGGVSLDDVSEVRRGQRFAFVMDTRLCDGVYALAEGCDMLVIESTFLDEDEELAVEHGHLTAGQAARVARDGGVRHLVLTHFSQRYTDPDEFERQARAAGYEGELTVAHDLLRVPVPKRR; encoded by the coding sequence TTGTCCGTACGCGAACTCGTGGTGCTCGGCACCGCCAGCCAGGTCCCGACCCGCCACCGCAACCACAACGGCTACCTGCTCCGCTGGGACGGCGAGGGCATCCTGTTCGACCCCGGCGAGGGCACGCAGCGCCAGATGGTGCGTGCCGGAGTCGCCGCGCACGACCTGAACCGGATCTGCGTCACGCACTTCCACGGCGACCACGCACTCGGTCTGCCCGGGGTCATCCAGCGCATCAACCTCGACCAGGTGCCGCACGAGATCACCGCCCACTACCCGAAGTCCGGGCAGCGCTTCTACGAGCGGCTCCAGTACGCCACGCCCTACCGCGCGACCGTCTTCCTCACCGAGGCCCCGGCCGACGGGGACGGCGTGCTCGCGGTCACGCCGTCGTACACGCTGGACGCCCACAGGCTGTCGCACTCCATCGAGTCGTACGGCTACCGGATCGTCGAGCACGACGGCCGCCGCATGCTGCCCGAGCGGCTCGCCGCGCACGGCATCAAGGGGCCGGACGTCGGCCGGCTACAGCGCGAGGGCTCGCTCGGCGGGGTCTCGCTCGACGACGTCAGCGAGGTGCGGCGCGGGCAGCGGTTCGCGTTCGTCATGGACACCCGGCTGTGCGACGGGGTGTACGCGCTCGCCGAGGGCTGCGACATGCTCGTCATCGAGTCGACCTTCCTCGACGAGGACGAGGAACTGGCCGTGGAGCACGGCCACCTGACGGCTGGTCAGGCGGCGCGGGTGGCCCGGGACGGCGGTGTGCGGCACCTCGTGCTGACCCACTTCAGCCAGCGCTACACCGACCCGGACGAGTTCGAGCGGCAGGCACGGGCGGCGGGGTACGAGGGTGAGCTGACCGTGGCGCACGATCTGCTGAGGGTGCCGGTTCCGAAGCGTCGGTGA